The Nitrosopumilus cobalaminigenes genome contains a region encoding:
- a CDS encoding TIGR00725 family protein produces the protein MAKKRQILVIGHNTNGCTPEHEKVAYDVGVEIAKSGSVLLTGGLGGVMQAASHGAKDAEGLTVGIIPQDDATLANEYCDIVIPTGMGLTRDFLNALSADGIVVVGGGSGTLSEVCAAYMHKKPMVAIRNLNGPVTQYIDGYLDHRENVKIEGADSAQEAVKKILELIK, from the coding sequence GTGGCAAAAAAACGTCAAATTTTGGTTATTGGACATAACACAAATGGTTGCACTCCCGAGCATGAAAAAGTAGCATATGATGTTGGAGTTGAAATTGCAAAATCTGGATCTGTTTTGTTAACTGGGGGATTGGGTGGTGTTATGCAGGCTGCATCACATGGTGCAAAAGATGCTGAAGGATTAACTGTTGGGATTATTCCTCAAGACGATGCTACATTAGCCAATGAATATTGTGATATTGTGATCCCAACTGGAATGGGATTGACTCGTGATTTCTTGAATGCTTTGAGTGCTGATGGAATTGTTGTTGTTGGAGGCGGATCTGGAACCTTGTCTGAAGTTTGTGCTGCATATATGCATAAAAAACCCATGGTGGCTATTAGAAATCTAAATGGTCCTGTTACCCAATATATTGATGGATATTTAGATCACAGAGAAAATGTAAAAATTGAAGGTGCCGATAGCGCACAAGAAGCTGTAAAGAAGATATTAGAATTAATTAAATGA